From one Pirellulales bacterium genomic stretch:
- a CDS encoding sigma-70 family RNA polymerase sigma factor gives MSEHDVGGLSRGLAMNAGFSVAVESCESLDALVVAAQAGCEKALDLLIEALSASLWDEFRAQRNGFAVSASRGRSDLIQDTLVTAREHFGRFDRLSFTAFRRWARTILRNRRLECARNHRCRNNRPLYEKLWRNICQRVEAAPHRATPDDALEWKQNVARIAELYELLRVDERFIIKLRLFKTLSYPQIAALTGFAPDAIRKSYDRAIARLGDRFFADGKPTA, from the coding sequence ATGTCGGAGCATGACGTCGGAGGATTGTCGAGGGGGCTCGCGATGAACGCCGGTTTTTCCGTGGCGGTAGAGTCCTGCGAAAGTTTAGACGCACTGGTCGTTGCGGCGCAAGCCGGCTGCGAGAAGGCGCTGGACTTGCTGATCGAAGCGCTGTCCGCATCGCTGTGGGATGAGTTTCGCGCGCAGCGAAATGGGTTTGCCGTGAGTGCTTCACGCGGCCGGTCCGATTTAATTCAAGACACACTGGTCACGGCGCGCGAGCATTTCGGCCGTTTCGATCGATTGTCGTTCACGGCCTTTCGCCGCTGGGCGCGAACGATTTTGCGCAATCGGCGGCTGGAATGCGCACGAAATCATCGCTGCCGAAACAACCGTCCGCTATACGAAAAGTTATGGCGAAATATTTGCCAGCGTGTGGAAGCGGCGCCCCATCGGGCAACGCCGGACGACGCGCTGGAATGGAAACAAAACGTTGCGCGCATCGCCGAGCTGTACGAATTGCTACGCGTCGACGAGCGATTCATCATCAAGCTGCGGCTCTTCAAAACCCTTTCCTATCCCCAGATCGCGGCGTTGACCGGCTTTGCGCCCGACGCGATCCGCAAGTCGTACGACCGGGCAATTGCGCGGCTTGGCGACCGATTCTTTGCCGATGGTAAGCCGACAGCCTGA
- a CDS encoding transposase, translated as IADRAYDSDKLRSNLLAKGWDLVCPHRRGRTKPNTQDGRKLRRYRRRWKIERTIAWLHNFRRLVVRYEYYSNVYQAFILLACITICLRRF; from the coding sequence ATCGCCGATCGCGCCTATGACAGTGACAAGCTGAGAAGCAACCTGCTGGCTAAGGGCTGGGACCTGGTCTGCCCTCATCGCCGAGGTCGTACGAAACCGAACACGCAAGACGGCCGAAAACTGCGACGATATCGTCGCCGCTGGAAGATCGAACGCACCATCGCCTGGCTGCACAACTTCCGCAGACTCGTCGTCCGCTACGAATACTACAGCAACGTCTACCAAGCCTTTATCCTCTTAGCCTGCATCACTATCTGTCTACGTAGGTTTTGA